One region of Chlorobiota bacterium genomic DNA includes:
- a CDS encoding tetratricopeptide repeat protein, with translation MNQIARISFFSIALFGLLLFPQRAQSQWALLDARADTIVRRGLEAMYNLRYPQADSIFNSMIKLYPDHPAGYFLLALVDWWRIVPNIDVDSKVDRYSESFNKRIDRTLQICEDRLDKNPIDIVGLFFKGSALGYRARLNVSKNFSPSTLGAITDGKEAYEIILQCQRMAPSNSDVLLGSGLYNYMAAYIPQQYPWASSFISFLGPGDRQLGIQMLRISGKRAAYANVEARYSLMEILSNFEKDYPAGLDVAKELYTQYPFNPVFHKYLAKNYYMTNDFTNADSAWTEILRRVKRHTPGYEITLARQGLYYLGDIRLREGKLDDARRFFEQAARQSERIGEDETSWIVQSTLKLGNVYDALGDRKKAIDQYEEVLDMEEYSNSHTKAKGFIAAPYR, from the coding sequence ATGAACCAGATAGCTCGCATCAGTTTTTTCAGCATTGCCTTGTTCGGGCTGCTGCTGTTTCCCCAGCGGGCGCAATCGCAATGGGCGCTGCTGGATGCCCGTGCCGACACCATCGTTCGGCGCGGCCTTGAGGCGATGTACAACCTGCGCTACCCGCAAGCCGACAGCATCTTCAATTCCATGATAAAGCTCTATCCCGACCACCCCGCCGGGTACTTCCTGCTGGCGTTGGTGGATTGGTGGCGGATTGTTCCGAACATTGACGTTGACAGCAAAGTGGACCGCTATTCCGAGTCGTTCAACAAACGGATTGACCGCACGCTGCAAATCTGCGAGGACCGATTGGACAAAAACCCGATTGACATTGTGGGCCTGTTCTTCAAGGGGAGCGCGTTGGGATACCGCGCACGGCTGAACGTCAGCAAAAACTTCAGCCCCTCAACGCTGGGGGCAATCACCGATGGGAAGGAGGCATACGAGATCATCCTGCAATGCCAGCGGATGGCACCCAGCAACAGCGACGTGCTGTTGGGGTCCGGCTTGTACAACTACATGGCCGCCTACATCCCGCAGCAATATCCATGGGCCAGCAGTTTTATCAGTTTTTTGGGACCCGGCGACCGCCAGCTGGGGATCCAGATGCTGCGGATTTCTGGCAAGCGCGCCGCCTACGCCAACGTGGAGGCACGCTACTCGCTGATGGAAATCCTCTCCAACTTCGAAAAAGATTACCCGGCGGGGTTGGACGTGGCAAAGGAACTCTACACCCAGTATCCGTTCAACCCGGTGTTCCACAAATACTTGGCCAAGAACTACTACATGACCAACGATTTCACGAACGCCGACTCCGCTTGGACCGAGATTCTGCGCCGGGTGAAGCGGCACACCCCGGGGTACGAGATCACGCTGGCACGGCAGGGGCTGTACTACTTGGGGGACATCCGCCTGCGGGAAGGGAAGCTGGACGACGCACGCCGTTTTTTTGAGCAAGCAGCAAGGCAAAGCGAACGAATCGGCGAGGACGAAACCAGCTGGATTGTGCAATCCACGCTGAAGCTGGGGAACGTGTACGACGCGCTGGGGGATCGCAAAAAAGCCATTGACCAGTACGAAGAAGTGTTGGATATGGAGGAGTACAGCAACTCGCACACAAAAGCAAAAGGCTTCATCGCCGCGCCGTATCGGTGA
- a CDS encoding cupin, which produces MDIKPEDLPVRIEKPWGYEIWYAWTKEYVGKILHVNAGGRLSLQYHHHKDETSYVLRGKLKLIKGPSVDQLTEMEIGEGYTWRNRPGEVHTLEGIEDADVLEVSTPHLDDVVRVRDWYGREGTNQP; this is translated from the coding sequence ATGGATATCAAACCAGAAGACCTTCCTGTTAGAATCGAGAAGCCGTGGGGCTATGAGATATGGTACGCATGGACCAAGGAGTACGTGGGGAAAATTTTGCACGTGAACGCCGGGGGGCGGTTATCCTTGCAGTACCACCACCACAAGGATGAAACCAGCTACGTTCTGCGGGGCAAACTGAAACTGATAAAAGGTCCAAGCGTGGACCAACTGACCGAGATGGAGATTGGCGAAGGCTACACGTGGCGGAATCGCCCCGGCGAGGTGCACACGTTGGAAGGGATTGAAGATGCCGACGTGCTGGAAGTCTCAACCCCCCACCTTGACGACGTGGTTCGGGTGCGCGACTGGTACGGGCGCGAAGGGACGAACCAGCCGTAA
- the lpxK gene encoding tetraacyldisaccharide 4'-kinase encodes MPNLLSILAFPISTLYASVAAAVGRARQLRAVRSPLPVISVGNVSVGGSGKTPLTIHLAQLIQQTRPCIVLSRGYGREEDDTLIWWSGTPPPAPERYGDEPSLIARRLHNGAIGVARRRADLLAIAVAARPTGVILLDDGFQHRGVARDLDVVIVDDATANAPYPIPSGRLREWPGALGRADVIVATSPNAAAWAERYRRQQSLLLPMRTQFDGVVRWHDGSPIPHANVPVILATGIANPERVTKMLNEAGGGRVMEWLRFKDHHRYTRDDAATIANALQRHRTALLLTTEKDAVKLEQFPELQERLAVMKIRVVIDQEERLIQVLQRVMGQPPTEAGG; translated from the coding sequence GTGCCTAACCTTCTCTCCATTCTTGCCTTCCCCATTTCCACGCTGTATGCCAGCGTTGCGGCTGCGGTTGGGCGCGCACGGCAGCTGCGTGCGGTGCGTTCGCCGTTGCCGGTGATTTCGGTTGGGAATGTGTCGGTTGGTGGGTCAGGGAAAACTCCGCTCACCATCCACCTTGCCCAGCTGATCCAGCAAACGCGCCCCTGCATTGTGTTAAGCCGGGGATATGGAAGGGAGGAGGACGACACGCTGATCTGGTGGAGCGGCACGCCACCGCCAGCCCCGGAACGCTACGGCGACGAGCCTTCGCTGATTGCCCGCCGGTTGCACAACGGCGCGATTGGCGTTGCCCGCCGCCGCGCCGATCTGCTTGCTATTGCCGTTGCCGCGCGGCCAACCGGGGTGATTCTGTTAGACGATGGTTTCCAGCACCGGGGCGTTGCCCGCGACCTTGACGTGGTGATTGTTGACGATGCCACCGCCAACGCTCCCTATCCCATTCCATCGGGCCGGTTGCGGGAATGGCCCGGCGCGCTTGGCCGTGCCGATGTTATCGTTGCCACCAGCCCCAACGCCGCCGCCTGGGCCGAACGCTATCGCCGCCAGCAAAGCCTTCTCCTTCCCATGCGGACCCAATTCGACGGCGTTGTTCGCTGGCACGATGGCAGCCCGATTCCCCACGCGAACGTTCCGGTGATTCTTGCCACCGGCATTGCAAACCCTGAGCGCGTTACGAAGATGCTGAATGAAGCAGGAGGGGGAAGGGTGATGGAGTGGCTGCGGTTCAAGGACCACCACCGCTACACCCGCGATGATGCCGCAACCATTGCCAACGCGCTGCAACGCCACCGAACCGCACTGCTGCTAACCACGGAGAAAGACGCGGTGAAACTTGAGCAATTCCCTGAGCTGCAGGAGCGTTTAGCCGTGATGAAAATTCGGGTGGTGATTGACCAAGAGGAACGCCTGATCCAAGTGCTGCAACGGGTGATGGGGCAGCCCCCAACGGAAGCGGGTGGCTAA
- a CDS encoding SGNH/GDSL hydrolase family protein, with the protein MNDTIFAAARSAAVNKLRFLALGDSYTIGESVAAAERWPMQLAERLRAGGVSIADPQIIARTGWTTDELNAAIDEANPQGPFDLVTLLIGVNNQYRGRAAEEYRGEFVGLLNRAIAFAGGKPSCVIVLSIPDWGVTPFAQGRDRARIAEEIDLFNRIAQEEAEAAGARFVDITPESRKAATDPALTAADNLHPAGAMYSAWTTLVLPVAMGVCVR; encoded by the coding sequence ATGAACGACACGATTTTTGCAGCTGCCCGTTCGGCGGCGGTGAACAAACTCCGGTTCCTTGCTCTGGGCGATTCTTACACGATTGGCGAAAGCGTTGCCGCTGCCGAACGCTGGCCCATGCAGCTTGCCGAACGCCTGAGGGCCGGCGGCGTTTCCATTGCCGACCCACAGATCATTGCCCGCACCGGATGGACCACCGACGAGCTGAACGCGGCCATTGACGAAGCAAACCCGCAAGGTCCGTTTGACTTGGTGACGCTGTTGATTGGGGTGAACAACCAATATCGCGGGCGCGCAGCCGAGGAGTACCGGGGGGAGTTCGTGGGGCTGCTGAATCGTGCCATTGCGTTTGCTGGCGGGAAGCCGTCGTGCGTGATCGTCCTTTCCATTCCCGACTGGGGCGTTACGCCCTTTGCCCAGGGGCGGGACCGCGCACGCATTGCCGAAGAGATTGACCTGTTCAACCGGATTGCCCAAGAGGAAGCCGAGGCCGCCGGGGCGCGTTTTGTTGACATCACTCCGGAGTCGCGCAAGGCCGCAACGGACCCCGCGCTAACGGCTGCCGATAACCTTCATCCCGCGGGCGCGATGTACTCCGCTTGGACCACTCTGGTGCTTCCGGTGGCGATGGGTGTGTGCGTGCGGTAA
- the malQ gene encoding 4-alpha-glucanotransferase, with translation MLTERSSGILLHPTSLPGRYGIGDLGPEAVRFLDFLADAGQSFWQMLPLTPPGYTNSPYQSLSAFAGNPLLISPEWMASEGFIPKSLLSTLPEPPVGRVNFQEVQKHYSGLFHAAYQRFRPGSDVEEFRQRNTFWLDDYTLFAALLQEHKGQPWNRWETGLARRQPAPLAAAAKKLRQSVGYHLFLQYLFFRQFNALRAGAEERGVRLVGDLPIFVDHNSADVWSHQHLFTLDETGAPTVIAGVPPDYFSETGQRWGNPLYRWEVMKKEGYAWWIERLRAAFALYDVVRIDHFRGFQAYWEIPAMEQTAVNGRWRTGPGAGLFRALRKAFGHPPIIAEDLGLITPEVEALRDRFELPGMKVMQFAFSDSSNPYLPHNFATPNCVAYTGTHDNDTAHGWWETLDRKSKRFAQHYLGHRGGHIGWDLIRLAFSSIANTAIVPAQDLLELGSDGRMNIPGSHDGNWNWRMEPGALTPQIAERLREMSQTFGRNGGGPQ, from the coding sequence ATCCTGACAGAACGTTCCAGTGGAATTTTACTCCATCCAACCTCGCTCCCGGGGCGGTATGGCATTGGCGATCTTGGCCCCGAAGCAGTGCGATTTCTTGACTTCCTTGCCGACGCGGGCCAGTCGTTCTGGCAGATGCTTCCGCTAACTCCGCCGGGCTACACGAACTCCCCCTATCAATCACTCTCAGCATTTGCCGGCAACCCGTTGCTGATTAGCCCAGAGTGGATGGCCAGCGAGGGGTTCATCCCGAAATCACTTCTTTCCACGCTTCCCGAACCACCCGTTGGGCGCGTGAATTTTCAGGAGGTGCAGAAGCACTATTCCGGCCTGTTTCACGCGGCCTACCAACGGTTCCGCCCCGGAAGTGATGTTGAGGAATTCCGCCAGCGAAACACCTTCTGGCTGGACGATTACACCCTGTTTGCCGCGCTGCTGCAGGAACACAAGGGTCAACCCTGGAACCGCTGGGAAACCGGCTTGGCCCGCCGCCAGCCCGCTCCCCTTGCCGCCGCAGCAAAGAAACTTCGGCAGTCGGTGGGCTATCATCTCTTCTTGCAGTATCTGTTTTTCCGCCAGTTCAACGCGCTGCGTGCCGGAGCGGAGGAGCGCGGGGTGCGGTTGGTTGGCGACCTCCCGATTTTTGTTGACCACAACAGCGCCGACGTGTGGTCCCACCAACATCTGTTCACCCTTGATGAAACGGGCGCGCCCACGGTGATTGCTGGCGTTCCCCCCGATTACTTCAGCGAAACAGGGCAACGTTGGGGGAACCCGCTCTACCGCTGGGAGGTGATGAAAAAGGAGGGCTATGCTTGGTGGATTGAACGGCTGCGTGCGGCGTTCGCGCTGTACGACGTGGTGCGGATTGACCACTTCCGGGGGTTCCAGGCGTATTGGGAAATCCCCGCAATGGAGCAGACCGCCGTCAACGGGCGGTGGCGGACGGGACCCGGGGCCGGCCTGTTCCGCGCCTTGCGGAAAGCGTTCGGGCATCCCCCAATCATTGCCGAAGATTTGGGGCTTATCACCCCCGAGGTGGAGGCCCTGCGCGACCGTTTCGAGCTTCCCGGGATGAAGGTGATGCAGTTCGCCTTCAGCGATTCCAGCAACCCCTATCTTCCCCACAATTTTGCCACCCCAAACTGCGTGGCCTACACCGGCACCCACGACAACGACACCGCGCACGGATGGTGGGAGACGCTGGACCGGAAGTCGAAACGGTTTGCGCAGCATTATTTGGGGCATCGTGGTGGGCATATTGGCTGGGACCTGATCCGGCTTGCGTTTTCCTCGATTGCCAACACCGCAATCGTCCCGGCCCAGGACCTTTTGGAGCTTGGCTCCGATGGACGCATGAACATCCCCGGCAGCCACGATGGCAACTGGAATTGGAGGATGGAACCGGGCGCGCTAACCCCGCAGATTGCCGAGCGATTGCGGGAGATGAGCCAGACGTTTGGAAGGAACGGCGGCGGACCTCAATAA
- the hemN gene encoding oxygen-independent coproporphyrinogen III oxidase — MKLNAIHHELVSRYDVPGPRYTSYPTAPHFQPWGNTDWLHALQENERYSHRPLSLYFHLPFCPTLCLYCGCNVIITRDRNRVGRYMEYLIREMELMQTLVPTKRAVKQVHWGGGSPTWLTPYEIHKLAEAIGWNFNLSRGAELSVEVDPRRLTEEHVAAFCDAGFNRISLGVQDFNPEVQQAVRRLQTEQETINALEWFRKRGVRSVNIDLIYGLPGQTVESFHQTLQRVIELRPERIAAFNFAYLPTMKPHQRAIDATALPGQADKMMIQADIIETLTEAGYRYIGMDHFALPHDELSIAQQQGRLHRNFQGYTTGAECDLLGFGITSISSLDRTYAQNLKTLPEYEAAIDQGQLPTSRGLRLTDDDYLRRHIINELMCNLRLSIPRFEKNFEIDFFHYFPDIEERMAPMVIDGLIRFDPDSIDITERGRLFLRNIAMQFDAYLGTNDVVFSRTV, encoded by the coding sequence ATGAAGTTGAACGCAATCCACCATGAACTGGTCAGCCGCTACGATGTCCCGGGGCCGCGCTATACCTCCTACCCTACGGCCCCGCATTTCCAGCCCTGGGGCAATACCGATTGGCTGCATGCGTTGCAGGAAAACGAACGCTACTCCCACCGCCCCCTCTCGCTCTATTTCCATCTCCCATTCTGCCCAACCCTTTGCTTGTACTGCGGTTGCAATGTTATCATCACCCGGGATAGAAATCGCGTGGGACGCTACATGGAGTATCTGATACGCGAAATGGAATTGATGCAGACCCTGGTCCCAACAAAACGAGCGGTGAAACAGGTCCATTGGGGGGGCGGATCCCCAACATGGCTGACCCCCTATGAAATCCACAAGTTGGCCGAGGCGATTGGATGGAACTTCAACCTTTCACGCGGGGCCGAGCTTTCCGTGGAAGTGGATCCACGCCGGTTGACCGAGGAACACGTTGCTGCCTTCTGCGATGCAGGCTTCAATCGCATCAGCTTGGGGGTCCAAGATTTTAACCCCGAGGTGCAGCAAGCCGTACGGCGGTTGCAAACCGAACAGGAGACGATCAACGCACTGGAGTGGTTCCGGAAACGGGGCGTTCGGAGCGTGAACATTGATCTGATCTACGGGCTTCCCGGGCAAACCGTGGAGAGCTTCCACCAAACGCTTCAGCGGGTGATAGAGCTTCGGCCAGAACGAATCGCCGCCTTCAACTTCGCCTATCTGCCAACCATGAAGCCCCACCAGCGAGCCATTGATGCAACCGCACTTCCTGGGCAGGCCGACAAGATGATGATCCAAGCCGACATTATCGAGACGCTAACCGAAGCGGGATACCGATACATTGGGATGGATCACTTTGCGCTCCCCCACGATGAACTATCCATTGCCCAACAGCAGGGACGGCTGCACCGGAATTTTCAGGGATACACCACCGGAGCCGAGTGCGACTTGCTGGGGTTCGGCATCACCAGCATCAGCAGCCTTGACCGCACCTACGCCCAAAACTTGAAAACCCTGCCGGAATACGAAGCAGCGATTGACCAGGGCCAGCTTCCCACCTCGCGCGGGCTGCGCCTAACCGACGACGATTACCTGCGGCGGCATATCATCAACGAGCTGATGTGCAACCTTCGCCTTTCCATCCCCCGGTTTGAGAAAAATTTTGAGATTGATTTCTTCCACTACTTCCCCGACATCGAGGAGCGAATGGCACCGATGGTGATTGATGGATTGATCCGCTTCGACCCCGACTCCATTGACATCACCGAACGCGGCCGGCTGTTCCTGCGGAACATTGCCATGCAGTTCGATGCCTACCTGGGAACCAACGATGTAGTGTTCAGCCGAACCGTGTAG
- a CDS encoding ammonia-forming cytochrome c nitrite reductase subunit c552: MATPSQPQASRRPIGSFRFFLLTGLATLVVAVGGGLLLSSIIERKEEAKNPFYRVVDLTDTIDDPAVWGKNFPLQYDDYRKTVDQVRTRYGGSEALPHSPTQADPRSVVAQSKLQEDPRLVTMWAGYAFSKDFREERGHAFMLEDQIFTERQHVAKQPGTCLHCHASVYLPYKRAGGGDLIKGFEVLNSKPYSEVKSLVQHPVACIDCHDPATMQLRVTRPGFIEGIQTLKASQGVQNYNVNTMATRQEMRSYVCGQCHVEYYFKGPEKRLVYPWAKGLQADSILAYYESVGFKDWTHALTGAPTLKAQHPEFELYNQGVHARSGVACADCHMPYKREGAMKISDHHVRSPLLNLNKSCQTCHRWPEEELRARVETIQDRHFQLRNLAMDALMDLINEMRSERAADSSSQRLAAAQGFQRKAQFLLDFVEAENSTGFHAPQESARILGQSIDYARKGQMALRAVAAAKAR; this comes from the coding sequence ATGGCTACACCATCGCAACCACAGGCATCGCGCCGTCCTATCGGCAGTTTCCGGTTTTTCTTGCTGACAGGGTTGGCCACATTAGTGGTAGCTGTTGGCGGGGGGCTGCTTCTTAGTAGCATTATCGAGCGGAAAGAAGAAGCAAAGAACCCGTTTTATCGGGTGGTGGACCTAACCGACACCATTGATGACCCAGCGGTCTGGGGGAAAAACTTCCCACTTCAGTACGATGACTATCGCAAGACTGTGGACCAAGTGCGCACCCGCTATGGCGGAAGCGAAGCACTTCCCCATTCCCCCACGCAAGCGGATCCCCGCTCGGTAGTGGCGCAATCGAAGCTGCAAGAAGACCCTCGATTGGTGACAATGTGGGCGGGGTACGCATTCAGCAAAGACTTCCGCGAAGAACGCGGCCATGCGTTTATGCTGGAGGATCAGATTTTTACCGAACGGCAGCATGTAGCAAAACAGCCTGGCACTTGCCTGCACTGTCATGCTTCGGTGTATCTGCCATACAAACGTGCTGGCGGCGGGGATCTTATCAAAGGTTTTGAAGTGCTGAACAGTAAACCCTATAGCGAGGTTAAGAGCTTGGTGCAGCATCCCGTTGCTTGCATTGATTGCCACGATCCCGCCACAATGCAGCTGCGCGTCACACGGCCAGGATTTATCGAAGGGATACAAACCTTAAAAGCATCACAAGGGGTGCAGAACTACAACGTAAACACCATGGCTACGCGCCAAGAGATGCGCAGCTATGTCTGCGGCCAATGCCATGTTGAATACTACTTCAAAGGTCCAGAAAAACGGCTTGTGTATCCGTGGGCAAAAGGGCTACAAGCCGATAGCATTCTTGCCTACTACGAATCCGTTGGGTTCAAGGATTGGACGCACGCACTGACCGGCGCGCCAACATTAAAAGCGCAGCATCCTGAGTTCGAATTGTATAATCAAGGGGTTCATGCCCGCTCCGGCGTTGCCTGTGCCGATTGCCACATGCCATACAAACGGGAAGGGGCAATGAAGATCAGCGACCATCACGTCCGTAGTCCATTGCTGAACTTGAATAAATCGTGCCAGACCTGCCACCGCTGGCCAGAAGAAGAACTGCGTGCGCGAGTGGAGACAATTCAAGATCGGCATTTCCAGCTCCGTAATCTAGCAATGGATGCCCTGATGGATTTAATCAACGAAATGCGAAGTGAACGCGCTGCCGACAGCAGCAGCCAACGCCTTGCGGCCGCACAAGGATTTCAACGCAAAGCCCAATTCTTGCTCGATTTTGTGGAAGCCGAGAACTCTACTGGTTTCCATGCCCCGCAAGAGTCCGCACGGATTCTTGGCCAATCCATTGATTATGCACGCAAAGGGCAGATGGCCTTACGTGCTGTGGCAGCGGCAAAAGCACGATAA
- the nrfH gene encoding cytochrome c nitrite reductase small subunit: MRFSASQLRWMIVGGVGGLVIGIAAYTFIYAQGGSYLTNNPAACANCHIMQEHFDAWTKSSHRSVAVCNDCHTPHSTIGKYWTKAQNGFWHSVAFTSGDFPDPLRIKPSNRQVTEEACRSCHQEIVDAIDTRHHEGTEAGAEPTSCVRCHATVGHWVR, encoded by the coding sequence ATGCGGTTCAGTGCTTCGCAACTTCGATGGATGATTGTTGGCGGGGTTGGCGGGCTGGTTATTGGGATTGCCGCCTACACGTTTATCTACGCCCAGGGCGGGTCCTATCTTACCAACAACCCTGCGGCATGTGCCAATTGCCACATTATGCAGGAGCATTTTGATGCATGGACAAAATCCAGTCATCGTTCGGTGGCTGTCTGCAATGATTGCCACACTCCACATTCCACTATCGGCAAGTACTGGACAAAAGCACAAAATGGATTTTGGCACTCGGTAGCGTTTACCAGCGGTGATTTTCCCGACCCACTTCGGATTAAGCCGTCCAATCGCCAAGTGACCGAGGAAGCCTGCCGCAGCTGCCACCAAGAAATTGTTGACGCGATTGATACCCGGCACCATGAAGGAACCGAGGCTGGGGCGGAACCAACCTCATGTGTTCGCTGCCATGCAACAGTGGGGCATTGGGTGCGGTAG
- the thiE gene encoding thiamine phosphate synthase, whose amino-acid sequence MNPQPTRTLPPPIGRLHVITDTAVQSRHAHAELAELAIRGGADTIQYRSKETEFRTLMHQAGAVADVCRARNVLFLVNDRVDLCLAIGANGVHVGRTDIPVAIARTLLGPLKIIGGTVRNPEHLAEAEREGADYVGLGPIFGTTSKSLAVPPIGLAMVRQVARSATIPVIGIAGITASNARSVVDAGAWGVAVIGAVCAAADVTAAAASLRASIADAPPFNP is encoded by the coding sequence ATGAACCCGCAGCCAACACGAACCCTACCGCCGCCGATTGGACGGCTGCACGTTATCACCGACACCGCCGTGCAATCGCGCCATGCCCACGCTGAACTTGCCGAGCTTGCAATCCGTGGCGGGGCCGACACCATCCAGTATCGAAGCAAGGAAACGGAGTTCCGCACGCTGATGCACCAGGCCGGAGCCGTTGCCGATGTCTGCCGCGCCCGCAACGTGCTGTTCCTGGTGAACGACCGTGTGGACCTTTGCCTTGCCATCGGTGCCAATGGCGTTCATGTTGGAAGAACGGATATCCCTGTTGCGATTGCGCGCACGCTGTTGGGTCCCTTGAAAATAATCGGCGGCACGGTCCGCAACCCCGAACACCTTGCCGAGGCCGAGCGGGAAGGCGCCGATTACGTTGGCTTGGGTCCAATTTTTGGGACCACCTCCAAATCGCTGGCGGTTCCCCCGATTGGTCTGGCGATGGTGCGCCAGGTGGCGCGGTCGGCAACGATTCCGGTGATTGGGATTGCCGGCATCACGGCCAGCAACGCCCGCAGCGTGGTGGATGCCGGGGCGTGGGGCGTGGCGGTTATCGGCGCGGTCTGCGCCGCCGCCGATGTCACCGCTGCGGCTGCCAGCTTGCGGGCCTCCATTGCCGATGCGCCGCCCTTCAATCCTTAG
- a CDS encoding DinB family protein, giving the protein MDLTDHIRRTFQYEWWANHATAESLGDGTGIPDRAIALMGHIVAAQRLWLSRIQQGDMPMPVWPAFTPQQCRAELQKSKELWGEFLAALSAETLAQPVPYVNSKGDSFTSSVGDILTHLIVHAAYHRGQINAMLRQAGHTPAYTDFIQAARTGAID; this is encoded by the coding sequence ATGGACCTAACCGACCATATCCGCCGCACCTTCCAGTATGAATGGTGGGCCAACCACGCCACTGCCGAATCATTGGGCGACGGAACCGGAATCCCCGACCGTGCGATTGCCCTGATGGGCCATATCGTTGCTGCCCAACGGCTGTGGCTTTCCCGAATCCAACAGGGGGATATGCCGATGCCGGTTTGGCCCGCGTTCACCCCCCAGCAATGCCGCGCCGAACTTCAGAAGTCGAAGGAGTTGTGGGGGGAATTCCTTGCCGCGCTTTCCGCCGAAACGCTGGCCCAGCCGGTGCCGTACGTCAACAGCAAGGGGGATTCTTTCACCAGCAGCGTGGGGGATATCCTGACGCACCTGATTGTTCATGCCGCCTACCATCGCGGGCAAATCAACGCCATGCTGCGCCAAGCCGGGCACACCCCGGCCTACACCGATTTCATCCAAGCCGCACGAACCGGAGCAATAGACTAG
- a CDS encoding CPBP family intramembrane metalloprotease, translating into MISLLLSIPYLCGMEYWERRTAAINGIGIGVFIAALLGATQVAWWTGVLDDSFAGASRLLWYGLLCAVTLLVARYYDRRSALWVGLGFHPWTLRELGTGALIGIGMALLAWIPCALLGGVAAGNVASWSQLLVGTGYMILSAAGEELLFRGYFYQRLNELVGTTVSTVAMALLFGLAHSQNPEVTAMGLVNVSLASIFFSLCYLRTGSLWLPIAAHAAWNVTVAKVVGMPVSGMEFGEAIVRTTSSTPTLLTGGAFGPEGGLVATLALAAGIAALFLPLVKRSPYVYAGRFWEGAAKVQPKA; encoded by the coding sequence GTGATTTCCCTGCTTCTTTCCATTCCCTACCTTTGCGGCATGGAATACTGGGAACGCCGCACGGCAGCAATCAACGGGATTGGGATTGGGGTGTTTATCGCCGCCTTGCTGGGCGCAACGCAGGTTGCGTGGTGGACCGGTGTTCTGGATGATTCGTTTGCCGGGGCTTCGCGGCTGCTGTGGTATGGCTTGCTCTGCGCCGTCACCCTTCTGGTTGCACGCTACTACGATCGCCGCTCTGCACTGTGGGTGGGGTTGGGGTTCCACCCCTGGACCCTGCGCGAGCTTGGCACCGGCGCGCTGATCGGGATTGGAATGGCGTTGCTTGCATGGATACCGTGCGCACTGCTGGGGGGCGTGGCGGCGGGGAATGTTGCCAGCTGGAGCCAACTGCTGGTTGGAACGGGATACATGATCTTGTCGGCAGCGGGGGAGGAGTTGTTGTTCCGTGGATACTTCTACCAGCGGCTGAACGAACTGGTTGGTACCACCGTTTCCACGGTGGCAATGGCGTTGCTGTTCGGGTTGGCGCACAGCCAGAACCCGGAAGTAACGGCAATGGGATTGGTGAATGTATCGCTGGCAAGCATCTTCTTCTCGCTCTGCTATCTTCGCACCGGATCGCTCTGGCTTCCGATTGCCGCCCATGCCGCCTGGAACGTGACGGTGGCAAAAGTTGTGGGAATGCCGGTAAGCGGGATGGAGTTTGGGGAAGCGATAGTGCGAACCACCAGCAGCACGCCAACGCTCCTGACCGGAGGCGCGTTTGGTCCGGAAGGGGGGCTTGTTGCAACCCTTGCGTTGGCGGCGGGGATTGCGGCGTTGTTCTTGCCATTGGTGAAGCGTTCGCCGTACGTCTATGCGGGCCGGTTTTGGGAAGGTGCGGCAAAGGTGCAGCCAAAAGCGTGA